A region of Streptomyces sp. R44 DNA encodes the following proteins:
- the zapE gene encoding cell division protein ZapE, translating to MNPPVPQHAQAMRRHFHEAAARRGFSVAPAQEAAVERLAHLAAELARPAWTFPRPPRDLYVWGPVGRGKSWLVDTFYEGLPTPRKRRLHFHDFFRRLHDGVTRPGARHDGQSAVDSALDELIGDSRVLVFDEFHAHDAGDAMLIARLFRTLLDRRITLVTTSNYPPAGLMPDPLYHHLFEPTIQLIEERMDVLDVTGPVDFRRVAAPAAADGGRRFATGLCLPPGDPGLDELGLPAPEPAEATAVQAHLRELPARAVRGELVWLAFDALCEAATGVPDYLALAERFPTLVLDGVPPLAEASADGRQRFANLVDVACDRDVRLVLIGADPLTGLSAGQALTRDLDRTASRLAMLRRTDRAPVPPPVTPDRAARSRPAPR from the coding sequence ATGAACCCACCGGTGCCCCAGCACGCCCAGGCCATGCGCCGCCACTTCCATGAGGCCGCGGCACGACGCGGCTTCTCGGTCGCCCCCGCGCAGGAGGCCGCCGTCGAACGGCTCGCCCACCTGGCCGCCGAACTCGCCCGGCCGGCCTGGACCTTCCCCAGGCCGCCCCGCGACCTCTACGTCTGGGGCCCGGTCGGCCGGGGGAAGTCCTGGCTCGTGGACACCTTCTACGAAGGACTGCCCACCCCGCGCAAGCGCCGCCTGCACTTCCACGACTTCTTCCGCCGGCTGCACGACGGGGTGACCCGGCCGGGCGCCCGCCACGACGGACAGAGCGCCGTCGACAGCGCACTCGACGAGCTGATCGGCGACAGCAGGGTCCTGGTCTTCGACGAGTTCCACGCACACGACGCGGGCGACGCGATGCTGATCGCGCGCCTGTTCCGCACGCTGCTCGACCGCCGGATCACCCTGGTCACCACCTCGAACTACCCGCCCGCCGGACTGATGCCGGACCCGCTCTATCACCACCTGTTCGAGCCGACCATCCAGCTCATCGAGGAGCGGATGGACGTCCTGGACGTCACGGGGCCGGTGGACTTCCGCCGCGTCGCGGCGCCCGCCGCGGCGGACGGCGGCCGCCGGTTCGCGACGGGCCTGTGTCTGCCTCCGGGCGACCCCGGCCTGGATGAGCTGGGCCTCCCCGCCCCGGAGCCCGCGGAGGCCACCGCCGTCCAGGCCCATCTGCGGGAGCTGCCGGCCCGCGCGGTGCGCGGAGAGCTCGTCTGGCTCGCCTTCGACGCCCTGTGCGAGGCCGCGACGGGAGTGCCCGACTACCTCGCCCTCGCCGAACGGTTCCCCACCCTGGTCCTGGACGGTGTGCCGCCGCTGGCCGAGGCCTCCGCGGACGGACGGCAGCGGTTCGCGAACCTCGTCGACGTGGCCTGCGACCGTGACGTCCGGCTCGTCCTCATCGGCGCCGACCCCCTGACCGGCCTCTCCGCCGGCCAGGCCCTCACCCGCGACCTGGACCGCACGGCAAGCCGCCTCGCGATGCTCCGGCGGACGGACCGAGCTCCGGTTCCTCCTCCCGTCACCCCTGACCGTGCCGCGCGATCACGACCGGCTCCTCGATGA
- a CDS encoding PEP/pyruvate-binding domain-containing protein, with the protein MDFVLPLDAAAATLETAGGKGAALSELARGGLPVPGGFHVTTAAYQEFVSSTGVADRIRAELAVASGPDDGPDTGAGARIRALFDEGPLPAALERAVSKAYAELGDGARTVAVRSSATAEDLPDLSFAGQQDTYLNITGESALLAAVRRCWASLWTDRALAYRARAGIAHEDVSLAVVVQELVAADAAGVMFTVDPLGGRADRLVVNAAWGLGEAVVSGLVTPDTLVVDRADLSVVEERVAAKEVMTVPTADGTAERPVPADRREAPVLTAAEAGELARLGLAIEELYGEPRDVEWAREAGAFRILQARPITTVAEPGPEVWNDSTGTDSLWTSANLGEAVPDVMTPATWSFVKAFMGDVMVGATLEGRPMYGNIGGRFYMNLSVTATLAAAFGQGRKFARANELVFGRLPEGVAVPLLPASRLRVWRDTLGEAFAVMSRIRANGKLLPAFLEEAPERCEALRARVAGAETAGDLSALWATEVAPYFRRCCHMLQAATRQGGDSLVRVRGTLESLVGEEAADLMTTGLGDEGELASMGPLLGLERLARGETDRDAYTRAYGHRGPHEFEVSLPRPAEDARWIDRQLAALSTVEEDAALRIGRQTAARAAAWERLAVAHPRRVAGIRAAVNTWAASARLREAARTEVARVFWLLRTFVLRAGEISGAGEDLFFLSREEILTVLGGDRAPLAAVPARRAAYETYRALPVYPTLIRGEFDPDVWAADPNRRADLFDAHDTTPATDTVAGSPASAGVVEGIARVVAGIEQGEAVRPGEILVTTVTNIGWTPLFTRISAIVTDVGANLSHASIVARELGIPAVVGCGNATTRIRTGDRIRVDGGRGTVDVLEATTAPEPV; encoded by the coding sequence ATGGACTTCGTGCTGCCGTTGGACGCTGCCGCCGCGACACTGGAGACGGCCGGGGGCAAGGGGGCGGCGCTGTCCGAGCTCGCGCGCGGCGGGCTTCCGGTGCCGGGCGGGTTCCATGTGACGACCGCCGCCTACCAGGAGTTCGTCTCCTCGACCGGGGTGGCGGACCGCATCCGCGCCGAACTCGCCGTCGCGTCCGGACCGGACGACGGCCCGGACACCGGCGCGGGTGCCCGCATCCGGGCGCTGTTCGACGAGGGCCCGCTCCCCGCCGCTCTGGAGCGGGCCGTCTCGAAGGCGTACGCGGAACTCGGTGACGGCGCCCGCACGGTCGCCGTGCGGTCCTCGGCCACGGCGGAGGACCTGCCCGACCTGTCCTTCGCCGGCCAGCAGGACACGTACCTGAACATCACCGGCGAGAGCGCCCTGCTAGCTGCCGTCCGCCGCTGCTGGGCCTCCCTGTGGACCGACCGCGCCCTCGCGTACCGGGCCAGGGCGGGCATCGCGCACGAGGACGTCTCGCTCGCCGTGGTGGTGCAGGAGCTGGTGGCCGCCGACGCCGCCGGGGTGATGTTCACCGTCGACCCGCTCGGCGGGCGGGCCGACCGGCTCGTGGTCAACGCCGCCTGGGGACTGGGCGAAGCCGTCGTCAGCGGACTGGTCACCCCGGACACCCTGGTCGTCGACCGGGCGGACCTGTCCGTCGTGGAGGAACGTGTCGCCGCCAAGGAGGTGATGACCGTCCCCACCGCCGACGGCACCGCCGAGCGTCCGGTCCCCGCCGACCGGCGCGAGGCTCCGGTCCTCACCGCCGCGGAGGCCGGTGAACTGGCTCGGCTCGGGCTCGCGATCGAGGAACTGTACGGGGAGCCCCGCGATGTCGAGTGGGCGCGCGAGGCAGGTGCCTTCCGCATCCTCCAGGCACGCCCGATCACCACGGTCGCGGAGCCCGGGCCCGAGGTGTGGAACGACAGCACCGGCACCGACTCGCTGTGGACGAGCGCCAACCTGGGCGAGGCCGTCCCGGACGTGATGACGCCCGCGACCTGGTCGTTCGTCAAGGCGTTCATGGGCGACGTCATGGTCGGGGCCACCCTGGAGGGACGCCCGATGTACGGGAACATCGGCGGCCGCTTCTACATGAACCTCAGCGTCACGGCCACCCTCGCGGCGGCGTTCGGGCAGGGCCGGAAGTTCGCCCGGGCCAACGAGCTGGTGTTCGGTCGTCTTCCGGAGGGCGTGGCCGTTCCGCTGCTGCCCGCGTCCCGGCTGCGGGTCTGGCGCGACACCCTCGGCGAGGCGTTCGCGGTGATGAGCCGCATCCGCGCGAACGGGAAGCTGCTGCCCGCGTTCCTGGAGGAGGCGCCCGAACGCTGCGAGGCGCTGCGGGCCCGCGTCGCCGGCGCGGAGACCGCGGGGGACCTGTCGGCACTGTGGGCGACGGAGGTGGCTCCGTACTTCCGGCGCTGCTGCCACATGCTCCAGGCCGCCACCCGCCAGGGCGGCGACTCCCTGGTCAGGGTACGCGGCACCCTGGAGTCCCTGGTGGGCGAAGAGGCCGCCGACCTCATGACCACCGGCCTCGGCGACGAGGGCGAACTGGCCAGTATGGGGCCGCTGCTCGGCCTGGAACGGCTCGCCCGCGGCGAGACCGACCGCGACGCCTACACCCGCGCCTACGGGCACCGCGGCCCGCACGAGTTCGAGGTGTCCCTCCCGCGGCCCGCCGAGGACGCGCGGTGGATCGACCGGCAGCTCGCCGCCCTGAGCACGGTGGAGGAGGACGCCGCACTGCGGATCGGACGGCAGACGGCGGCCCGCGCGGCGGCGTGGGAGCGCCTGGCCGTCGCACACCCCCGGCGGGTGGCGGGCATCCGCGCCGCGGTGAACACCTGGGCCGCCTCGGCACGCCTGCGGGAGGCCGCCCGCACCGAGGTAGCCCGCGTCTTCTGGCTGCTGCGCACGTTCGTCCTGCGCGCCGGAGAGATCAGCGGGGCGGGGGAGGACCTGTTCTTCCTGTCCCGCGAGGAGATCCTCACCGTCCTCGGCGGCGACCGGGCCCCGCTCGCCGCGGTGCCGGCCCGCCGCGCCGCGTACGAGACCTATCGCGCGCTCCCCGTCTACCCGACCCTGATCCGGGGCGAGTTCGACCCGGATGTCTGGGCCGCCGACCCGAACCGGCGGGCCGACCTGTTCGACGCCCACGACACGACGCCCGCCACGGACACGGTCGCGGGCTCGCCCGCGTCCGCCGGGGTGGTGGAGGGCATCGCCCGGGTCGTCGCCGGCATCGAGCAGGGCGAGGCCGTCCGGCCGGGCGAGATCCTGGTCACCACGGTGACCAACATCGGCTGGACGCCGCTGTTCACAAGGATCTCGGCGATCGTGACGGATGTCGGCGCGAACCTCTCGCACGCCTCGATCGTGGCCCGGGAGCTCGGCATCCCGGCCGTGGTGGGCTGCGGGAACGCCACGACACGCATCCGGACGGGGGACAGGATCCGGGTGGACGGCGGCCGCGGGACCGTCGACGTCCTGGAGGCGACGACGGCACCCGAACCCGTGTGA